GAAACAATCGATGTGGCCATCCGGCTCAAATTCCGCAAATCCGACAGCCTGCCCGTCAATCAGCGCCACAAAAGGGTTAGTCTTTGCAAATTTTTCTCCCCACCTGGCAGCGTCTAAGCTCTTGGGGGGCGCCCAGGCATCGATCTGTTCTTTTGTGTAGTCTCGGCTGTTTACAGTGTGGATCGTGTTGTAATAAATCTCTGCCAATGCGGCAGCGTCATGCGGCTCGTAGCGGCGGACCAAAACACATTTCTTCATAGCATTCCATGGGTAGTTTCTGTACAAGAAAGATAATGCAGAACAAATTTTTTAAG
This genomic stretch from Estrella lausannensis harbors:
- a CDS encoding GNAT family N-acetyltransferase, whose protein sequence is MKKCVLVRRYEPHDAAALAEIYYNTIHTVNSRDYTKEQIDAWAPPKSLDAARWGEKFAKTNPFVALIDGQAVGFAEFEPDGHIDCFYCHHQFLGRGVGKALMEAITQEAVRNSIPRLFAEVSITAKPFFERMGFDTLYQQTVEIKGIKLINFKMARPI